A portion of the Paenibacillus hamazuiensis genome contains these proteins:
- a CDS encoding helix-turn-helix domain-containing protein encodes MRCITCYISPGYFCRSFKEALGFSFVEYVNTVREAQRPLRETNVKAVNVAEQAGFESVAHFGCVYKQITKQSPLAYRKRVRGNARFLSRDESCFKLCSFPIKWRIGIYRHF; translated from the coding sequence ATGAGGTGTATTACCTGCTATATCAGCCCGGGGTATTTTTGCCGCAGCTTCAAGGAAGCGCTGGGCTTCTCGTTCGTCGAATACGTCAACACCGTCCGCGAGGCCCAGCGCCCGCTGCGGGAAACGAACGTAAAAGCGGTCAACGTCGCGGAGCAGGCCGGCTTCGAGAGCGTCGCGCATTTCGGCTGCGTGTACAAGCAGATCACGAAGCAGTCGCCGCTCGCTTACCGGAAGCGGGTGCGGGGCAACGCTCGATTCCTCAGCCGGGATGAATCCTGCTTCAAATTGTGTTCATTTCCTATAAAATGGCGCATCGGCATTTACAGGCATTTCTAA
- a CDS encoding helix-turn-helix domain-containing protein yields MRARKLFGPRTYFAKMVLFVSTVILIVVIVLSAAAYINAQNVLNKNENDSNQKLLYQIKYNIDLMDQTVTNLCKYLYVSSDIMSVMYAEQENIVDVSVKLNKVQSSLMSSSPYLHSITVYNTKLGESYTLGSPSFSNDPMLVDFMNANQTLPRLVPIFRDISKVVNGRTETERVFSYFIYDTLADEKPDGVVVINVKPEWLLENIRQINMIDPKKGDSIFIMDRQEEFLGETPDTKPMMEWLKRQFDAYKTSHPQAGADGYFKTDFEGKQYMITYTNAVSADLTLLKAQPVLEVYKYMNALRTNMLIVTCVFLAVALLLSFGISQRIYRPLGNLISTIVSDRGRRFAKDVVGDEISYLISVYRQSMEKLDLYDKERRETKDVMKHYWLNRLLTEPVSAAAPELETILCNMRISLPPTGPYAVIVLKIDRYKDIQMTFPAKERETLRFAIINIASEIVASSYPNEGLDMKDDHVVLIVGLPPGDESVSFLPVLGVRLSEARETVGRYFKITFTASIGEAAETIQGLPAAYHSTLNQAVYRFIWGHGSILTPELIRDNESNRESGYSKEAEERLLESIRARDAGATECALTELFEETAALNYYNALASILRLANLLKDKLDYAAISRRIVENETMDDILSLMRDALLESIRQEEEQQMSGPNHYVVEAVKAYIRQNYHDPGLCLTSIAAMMKMSSRRLSKLYKESEDMSIPDYINEVRLLTAADLLVRHHLSVYEIAEQVGILNDTYFFSMFKKRFGATPKEYALRKTADVMFGAPTLEPGRGG; encoded by the coding sequence ATGCGAGCACGGAAGCTTTTCGGACCCCGCACCTACTTTGCCAAAATGGTTCTGTTCGTCAGCACGGTCATTCTGATCGTCGTGATCGTGCTGTCCGCCGCCGCCTATATCAATGCGCAGAACGTGCTGAACAAAAATGAAAACGATTCCAACCAAAAGCTGCTGTACCAAATCAAATACAATATCGATCTGATGGATCAAACCGTCACCAACCTGTGCAAGTATTTGTATGTAAGCAGCGATATTATGTCCGTCATGTACGCCGAGCAGGAGAATATCGTCGACGTTTCGGTCAAGCTGAACAAAGTCCAGAGTTCGCTCATGTCGTCCAGTCCTTATTTGCATTCCATCACCGTCTATAACACGAAGCTGGGCGAGTCATATACGCTCGGTTCCCCCTCCTTTTCCAACGACCCGATGCTGGTCGATTTCATGAATGCGAACCAGACGCTGCCGAGGCTTGTCCCTATTTTCCGCGACATCAGCAAAGTCGTGAACGGGCGAACGGAAACGGAGCGCGTCTTCTCCTATTTCATCTATGACACGCTCGCGGACGAGAAGCCGGACGGCGTCGTCGTTATCAACGTCAAGCCCGAATGGCTGCTGGAGAACATCCGTCAGATCAATATGATCGACCCGAAGAAGGGCGACAGCATCTTCATCATGGACCGCCAGGAGGAATTTCTGGGTGAAACGCCGGACACGAAGCCAATGATGGAATGGCTGAAGCGGCAGTTCGACGCCTATAAGACGTCTCATCCGCAGGCGGGGGCCGACGGGTATTTCAAGACCGATTTTGAGGGCAAGCAATATATGATCACGTACACGAACGCGGTGAGCGCCGACCTTACGTTGCTAAAGGCGCAGCCGGTGCTCGAAGTGTACAAATATATGAACGCGCTGCGGACGAATATGTTGATTGTGACGTGCGTTTTTCTCGCCGTCGCCCTGCTGCTGTCGTTCGGCATCTCGCAGCGGATTTACCGGCCGCTCGGCAATTTGATCAGCACGATCGTATCGGATCGCGGCCGGCGTTTCGCCAAAGATGTCGTAGGTGACGAAATCTCGTACCTGATCTCCGTCTACCGGCAATCGATGGAGAAGCTCGATCTGTACGACAAGGAGCGCCGGGAAACGAAAGACGTCATGAAGCATTACTGGCTGAACCGGCTGCTGACGGAGCCGGTGTCCGCCGCCGCGCCGGAGCTGGAGACTATTCTGTGCAACATGCGGATTTCGCTGCCGCCGACCGGACCATATGCCGTTATCGTGCTGAAGATCGACAGGTACAAGGATATACAGATGACGTTCCCGGCGAAGGAGCGGGAAACGCTTCGGTTTGCCATAATCAACATCGCATCGGAAATCGTCGCTTCGTCTTATCCGAACGAAGGGCTCGATATGAAGGACGATCATGTCGTGCTGATCGTCGGCTTGCCGCCGGGTGATGAGTCAGTGTCATTCCTGCCGGTGCTGGGGGTGCGGTTGTCGGAGGCGCGCGAGACGGTCGGCCGCTATTTCAAAATAACGTTCACCGCCTCGATCGGCGAAGCGGCGGAGACGATCCAGGGACTGCCGGCGGCGTACCATTCTACGCTCAATCAAGCCGTGTACCGGTTTATTTGGGGTCACGGCTCGATTCTAACGCCGGAGCTCATAAGGGACAACGAGTCGAACCGGGAGTCCGGGTACTCGAAGGAAGCGGAGGAACGGCTGCTGGAGTCCATTCGCGCCCGCGATGCCGGCGCCACGGAGTGTGCGTTGACGGAGCTGTTCGAGGAGACGGCGGCGCTCAATTATTACAACGCGCTCGCCTCGATTTTGCGGCTCGCGAACTTGCTTAAGGATAAGCTCGATTACGCCGCCATCAGCCGCCGCATCGTCGAGAACGAAACGATGGACGACATTCTGTCCCTTATGCGCGATGCGCTTCTGGAGTCGATCCGCCAGGAGGAGGAGCAGCAGATGAGCGGCCCGAACCATTACGTCGTCGAGGCGGTCAAGGCATATATCCGCCAAAACTACCACGACCCGGGGCTGTGCCTCACGTCGATCGCAGCCATGATGAAAATGTCGTCCCGGCGCTTAAGCAAGCTGTACAAGGAGTCGGAGGATATGTCCATCCCCGACTACATCAACGAAGTCCGGCTGTTGACCGCCGCCGACCTGCTCGTCCGCCACCATCTAAGCGTGTACGAAATCGCGGAGCAGGTGGGGATTTTGAACGATACGTACTTTTTCAGCATGTTCAAGAAGCGGTTCGGCGCTACACCGAAGGAATACGCGCTGCGGAAGACGGCCGACGTCATGTTCGGCGCTCCCACGCTCGAGCCCGGGCGTGGGGGGTGA
- a CDS encoding SDR family oxidoreductase, translating into MKALFIGGTGTISSAITKQLSDKGCELYLLNRGNRSESVPVNVNILQADINDEERVSQLIRELNFDVVADFIAFQPAQLARDYRLFQGKTKQFIFISSASAYQKPLSDYRITEGTPLSNPYWEYSRNKIACEEYLMKKYREDGFPITIVRPSHTFDERSIPLGVHGRNGSWQVARRMLDNKPVIIHGDGTSLWTMTHSSDFAKGFIGLMGNIHAIGESVQITSDESLTWNQIYEAIADALGVKLQAVHVSSEFLAACSKQDFRGGLLGDKANSVVFDNSKLKRLVPDFVATTRFDQGIKQTVEYVLAHPEYQKEDPEFDIWCDKVIQAQQAALAFVVTE; encoded by the coding sequence ATGAAAGCGCTATTTATTGGAGGAACGGGAACGATCAGCTCGGCCATCACCAAGCAGTTATCAGACAAGGGCTGCGAGTTGTATCTTCTGAACAGGGGCAATCGAAGCGAGAGTGTTCCCGTTAACGTTAACATCCTTCAAGCGGATATTAACGACGAGGAACGGGTATCACAGCTAATTCGAGAATTGAATTTTGATGTCGTGGCGGACTTTATCGCCTTTCAACCTGCACAGCTGGCGAGAGATTACCGTCTGTTTCAAGGGAAAACGAAGCAGTTTATCTTTATAAGCTCCGCTTCCGCATACCAGAAGCCTCTGTCCGATTATCGGATTACCGAAGGCACTCCGCTGTCCAACCCGTATTGGGAATACTCGAGAAATAAGATCGCATGCGAAGAATATTTAATGAAAAAATACCGCGAAGACGGCTTCCCGATTACGATCGTAAGACCGAGTCACACCTTTGACGAGCGCTCCATTCCGCTTGGCGTACACGGCCGGAACGGGTCCTGGCAGGTAGCCAGACGCATGCTGGACAACAAGCCGGTGATCATTCATGGAGACGGTACGTCCCTCTGGACGATGACGCACAGCAGCGATTTCGCCAAAGGGTTCATCGGGTTAATGGGTAATATTCACGCCATCGGGGAGTCCGTCCAAATTACTTCCGATGAGAGCCTTACCTGGAATCAAATCTATGAGGCGATCGCCGATGCTCTTGGGGTAAAGCTTCAAGCGGTCCACGTTTCCTCGGAGTTTCTTGCTGCCTGCAGCAAACAGGATTTCAGAGGCGGATTGCTCGGAGATAAGGCGAACTCCGTCGTTTTCGACAATTCGAAGCTGAAGCGACTGGTTCCGGACTTCGTCGCCACAACCCGCTTCGATCAAGGGATCAAGCAGACGGTAGAGTACGTATTGGCACATCCGGAGTACCAGAAGGAAGATCCCGAATTCGATATATGGTGCGACAAGGTGATTCAAGCGCAGCAAGCGGCACTGGCATTCGTTGTTACGGAGTAG
- a CDS encoding OmpL47-type beta-barrel domain-containing protein, with protein MRKIAVYALVMTVVMLASLALPIVPIPATAASAEAEAVAAEVAVAGSTVGSAPDPVPVGYLIDEDFSFPYARDPGEVKVSGWDIRRAGGSVSYGYVNWFKITDGSAVLPVSMNRKFVAQSAGTVTLEFRFKPAAAMDGTKWLLRSDSTDAVSVKLQSGSIVWEGGGGQTTVLQPYSVNTEYGVKIVADIDNDRADVYVNGALKASGAAFKQAVASLNNFQVQTGDSSTGELFFSPVKLYKGYVVNEKFISLMPGFLPQDWQTNAAGGTIAVQEMDSASRPDVYSLKLDAAGATGALSFAKTIPAQTGNLVLEYSVLIPQKKDGLAAELTSGGSAVLKLTTANGKLGYVDGSGQFVAIYDYVPNLWYKIKVKLNRVAGTADIYVNSKLNTQAVSIGAVAGPVDGVRFSIASGSVGGVMWLDDIAIYPDLPLPADYVPAPIVPSYSGDHLVGIQTCPLWREGHHLGWDPINPYTERTPYLGFYDEGSPETADWEIKWMAEHGVDFQLACWFRPHGGNGNPVKDPYMGFAINDGYMNSQYGDRMKFAIMWENGASSANGSSDFRNNLVPYWIEMYFKDPRYMKIDNKPVMTIYGMSGLLRDFGGTVAGVKAELDYLRSAVKQAGFADIVLLTTNSGTDPQQLSDRKAAGFDAIYTYSWGYSAGHEELQKEMLTRQSGIGAIDVLPTISMGRDDLPWGLSSGYFATPGEFQSVAEWVKNSYMPSLPAGNLGKRIVMLDDWNEFGEGHFIMPAGLAGFGYLDAIRNVFTDGGAHQDAVPTQAQKDRIDVLYPHDRVPPFRAPVAPPLTNDYKKSWTFESAGNSEGWSLEKQIDPLVVQNGAYTGTSIASDPGIRSADKLGIDAADVPYVKIRMKSSVASDGQLFFITDQDAVWDESKSVRFFVRHKEDAYTDYVLELYKNKKWAGKIRQLRFDPMTTTGQFAIDEIDLVNSPVPGIKLYVNDTLYRYNDAPQTTDGVPMVPGADVLKQTGAVTEWDSANQELIAVKGSSVYRLRVGQTNAAADGRTIALEHAPAALANGTVMIPASFFAQAFGYDVLWDAAAGTIKLSTKTYGWEFNGSGSEGWTANGQITGLQTANGELSGTSVGTDPYLTSSHLNYDSSTIKRIRIKLRNGTAATKAKLYFTTTDSPGWAETKRFAFDIVANDTTSREYVIDTTGAAGWSGTLDQLRFDPTDMTGSFAIDYIRLDTSTAVAVTGISLSKSAIQLPVNQSERLTATIAPANATNRNVTWSSDNSSVATVDASGNVLAKRTGNAYVTATSADGGLKASALVSVSLNAATGDNLVKDSGMEGTAYKYGSYRSTPTMSTAEHHGGSQSLQVAKTGQFGSVSFTLPIEAGQEYYYSGWFKLGADAANGEVPRLGLQYDVDGVRKQIIMMTGPKLTAGEWTQLHGIYAIQETGQVKNVSVYMYTDQPDRADTFYVDDFEVRKVTAYDSTPPVTKDDVKPGWQREAQTVTLSAADDLTGVAHTYYTVGEATYGYVEGSVIHLAGEGVHSLRYYSVDAAGNRESEHATTVKIDKTAPVVGWQGVVDGQSYTGPVTPTALASDALSGVASVELELDGQPWTSGTAIDGAGEHTLKVTATDYAGNAMASSVHFAIGSETALSVQNTEGVYSDDVRLHAVLTGRQGAPLAGRTVAFRVNGAAVGSAQTDAAGRAELRYRVALGAAADAESRVYDIASEYNGSSGSYEQASQGSGRLTVRKEDASIEYKGASFAFDGSVDLAVLVGQKDDTPGDVTGLPVRYALWRVQDDLTAAPVSNAVTQAVYRTDAQGIAAVRASLPNGLYIVRASLTGNEYYKETASPAALLIVYDLSSRKLTVDNEASGATGTGAGQERLALKLRKSDPGLTPTGKLHIVTQPHGTNIELQISDWAVQDGALLGTGEHGGRTYTVRIAPSFVPDDNGRMTLPVTVWEGSDTARPPIYRSAE; from the coding sequence ATGAGGAAAATAGCTGTTTATGCGCTCGTGATGACGGTCGTAATGCTGGCTTCGCTTGCTTTGCCGATTGTGCCCATTCCGGCGACGGCGGCTTCGGCGGAAGCAGAGGCCGTGGCGGCGGAGGTGGCGGTTGCGGGAAGCACAGTGGGTTCCGCCCCCGATCCCGTACCGGTCGGTTACCTGATCGACGAAGATTTCTCTTTCCCGTACGCACGCGATCCGGGTGAGGTGAAGGTGTCCGGCTGGGACATCCGGCGGGCAGGCGGCAGCGTATCCTACGGATACGTCAACTGGTTCAAAATCACCGACGGCAGCGCCGTGCTGCCGGTATCGATGAATCGCAAGTTCGTCGCACAGAGCGCGGGAACCGTAACGCTCGAGTTCCGGTTCAAGCCGGCCGCGGCCATGGACGGGACGAAGTGGCTGCTACGCAGCGACAGTACGGACGCGGTCAGCGTGAAGCTGCAGAGCGGCAGTATCGTCTGGGAAGGCGGTGGCGGCCAGACGACCGTGCTGCAGCCCTATTCGGTCAATACGGAATACGGCGTGAAGATCGTGGCCGATATCGACAATGATCGGGCGGACGTGTACGTCAACGGGGCGCTGAAGGCGTCCGGCGCGGCGTTCAAGCAGGCGGTTGCGTCGCTGAACAACTTTCAGGTGCAGACCGGCGATTCGTCGACGGGGGAGCTTTTTTTCTCGCCCGTCAAGCTTTACAAGGGGTATGTCGTCAACGAGAAGTTCATCTCGCTCATGCCGGGCTTTCTGCCGCAGGATTGGCAGACGAACGCTGCGGGCGGTACGATCGCCGTGCAGGAGATGGACAGCGCCTCGCGGCCGGACGTGTACAGCTTGAAGCTGGACGCCGCAGGAGCGACGGGTGCGCTCAGCTTCGCGAAGACCATCCCGGCGCAGACTGGCAATCTCGTGCTGGAATACAGCGTGCTGATTCCACAGAAGAAGGACGGGCTGGCCGCCGAGCTGACGAGCGGCGGGAGCGCGGTTCTCAAGCTGACGACGGCGAACGGAAAGCTCGGTTATGTAGACGGCTCCGGGCAGTTCGTCGCGATATACGATTATGTTCCTAATCTGTGGTATAAGATCAAGGTGAAGCTGAATCGCGTCGCAGGAACGGCGGATATTTATGTGAACAGTAAGCTGAATACGCAAGCGGTTTCAATTGGGGCGGTTGCCGGTCCGGTTGACGGCGTACGATTCTCTATAGCGTCCGGTTCGGTCGGCGGCGTTATGTGGCTGGACGATATCGCGATATATCCGGATTTGCCGCTGCCCGCCGACTACGTGCCTGCCCCCATCGTACCGTCCTATTCCGGCGATCATCTGGTCGGGATACAGACGTGTCCGCTGTGGAGAGAAGGCCATCATCTGGGCTGGGATCCGATCAATCCGTATACGGAGCGGACGCCGTATTTGGGATTTTACGATGAAGGGAGCCCGGAGACTGCGGATTGGGAGATCAAGTGGATGGCCGAGCATGGAGTCGATTTTCAGCTGGCATGCTGGTTTCGGCCGCATGGAGGAAACGGCAATCCGGTTAAAGACCCGTACATGGGTTTCGCGATCAATGACGGGTATATGAATTCGCAATACGGCGACCGGATGAAATTCGCGATCATGTGGGAGAACGGCGCTTCCTCCGCGAACGGCAGCAGCGACTTCCGCAATAATCTCGTGCCGTACTGGATCGAAATGTACTTCAAGGATCCGCGCTATATGAAGATCGACAACAAGCCGGTGATGACGATTTACGGCATGAGCGGCTTGCTGCGGGACTTCGGCGGGACGGTGGCGGGCGTCAAGGCGGAGCTCGACTATTTGCGGAGCGCGGTGAAGCAGGCCGGCTTCGCCGATATCGTGCTGTTGACGACTAACAGCGGCACCGATCCGCAGCAGCTAAGCGACCGGAAGGCGGCCGGGTTCGACGCCATCTACACCTACTCGTGGGGCTATTCGGCCGGGCACGAGGAGCTGCAGAAGGAGATGCTGACGCGGCAAAGCGGCATCGGCGCCATCGACGTGCTGCCGACGATCAGCATGGGGCGCGACGATTTACCGTGGGGGCTGAGCTCGGGGTATTTTGCGACGCCGGGCGAATTTCAGTCGGTTGCGGAGTGGGTGAAGAATTCATATATGCCGTCGCTGCCGGCAGGCAATCTCGGGAAGCGAATCGTTATGCTGGACGACTGGAACGAGTTTGGGGAAGGGCATTTCATTATGCCGGCGGGACTTGCGGGCTTCGGGTATTTGGATGCGATCCGGAACGTCTTCACGGACGGTGGCGCGCATCAGGATGCGGTCCCCACGCAAGCGCAGAAGGACCGGATCGACGTGCTGTATCCGCACGATCGGGTGCCGCCGTTCCGGGCACCGGTTGCGCCGCCGCTGACGAACGACTACAAGAAGTCATGGACGTTCGAGTCAGCTGGCAACAGCGAAGGCTGGAGCCTTGAGAAGCAGATCGATCCGCTCGTCGTCCAGAACGGCGCTTATACGGGCACGTCGATCGCCAGCGATCCGGGAATACGGTCGGCGGACAAACTCGGAATCGATGCGGCGGATGTTCCTTATGTGAAAATCCGGATGAAGAGCAGCGTCGCTTCCGATGGGCAGTTATTTTTCATAACGGATCAGGATGCGGTATGGGATGAGAGCAAGTCGGTGCGCTTTTTCGTCCGGCATAAGGAAGATGCGTACACCGATTACGTTCTGGAGCTGTATAAGAACAAGAAATGGGCGGGCAAAATCCGTCAGCTCCGCTTTGACCCGATGACGACGACGGGGCAATTTGCGATCGACGAGATCGACTTGGTGAATTCGCCCGTGCCCGGAATCAAGCTTTACGTTAACGATACGCTGTACCGGTACAACGATGCGCCGCAAACGACGGACGGCGTACCGATGGTTCCGGGGGCGGACGTGCTCAAGCAGACGGGAGCGGTAACGGAGTGGGATTCGGCCAATCAGGAGCTGATCGCGGTCAAGGGCAGCAGCGTGTATCGGCTGCGCGTCGGCCAAACGAATGCGGCCGCGGACGGAAGGACGATCGCGCTGGAGCATGCGCCTGCCGCGCTTGCGAACGGAACGGTGATGATTCCCGCTTCGTTCTTCGCTCAGGCGTTCGGATATGACGTCTTGTGGGACGCGGCGGCGGGTACGATCAAGCTGTCGACCAAGACGTACGGCTGGGAGTTTAACGGCAGCGGCAGCGAAGGCTGGACGGCTAACGGGCAAATTACCGGTTTGCAGACCGCAAATGGCGAGCTGAGCGGGACATCGGTCGGGACGGACCCTTATCTCACCTCCTCGCACCTTAATTACGACTCTTCAACCATTAAACGAATTCGGATCAAACTCCGGAACGGGACGGCTGCGACGAAGGCGAAGCTGTATTTCACGACGACGGATTCTCCCGGGTGGGCGGAGACGAAGCGGTTCGCGTTCGATATTGTCGCGAACGATACGACGAGCCGCGAGTACGTTATCGATACGACCGGTGCAGCCGGCTGGAGCGGCACGCTCGATCAGCTCCGATTCGATCCGACGGATATGACTGGGTCGTTCGCGATCGACTACATCAGGCTGGACACGAGCACGGCCGTTGCCGTCACGGGAATCAGCCTGAGTAAATCCGCGATTCAGCTTCCGGTCAACCAATCGGAGAGGCTGACCGCGACGATCGCGCCGGCTAACGCGACGAACCGGAACGTTACGTGGAGCTCCGACAATTCGAGCGTGGCGACCGTTGATGCGAGCGGGAACGTGCTGGCGAAGAGGACGGGGAACGCCTATGTGACGGCCACTTCCGCCGACGGAGGGCTGAAGGCGAGCGCGCTCGTGTCCGTATCGCTCAACGCAGCGACGGGCGATAACCTGGTGAAAGATTCCGGCATGGAGGGAACGGCGTACAAGTACGGATCGTACCGCTCGACGCCGACGATGAGCACGGCGGAGCATCACGGCGGCAGCCAGTCTCTTCAAGTGGCCAAGACGGGGCAGTTCGGCAGCGTGTCGTTCACGCTGCCGATCGAAGCGGGCCAAGAGTATTATTACTCCGGCTGGTTCAAGTTGGGGGCGGATGCGGCGAACGGGGAAGTGCCCCGGCTCGGCCTGCAGTATGACGTGGATGGGGTTCGCAAGCAAATCATCATGATGACCGGCCCCAAATTGACGGCAGGAGAATGGACGCAGCTGCACGGTATTTACGCCATTCAAGAGACGGGGCAAGTGAAGAACGTGTCGGTTTACATGTACACCGACCAGCCCGACCGGGCGGATACGTTCTATGTCGATGATTTCGAGGTGCGCAAGGTAACCGCTTACGATTCAACTCCGCCGGTGACGAAGGACGACGTTAAGCCCGGCTGGCAACGCGAAGCGCAGACGGTGACGCTCTCTGCGGCCGACGATCTGACCGGTGTCGCGCATACGTACTATACCGTAGGAGAAGCGACCTATGGGTACGTGGAGGGCAGCGTCATCCATCTTGCGGGCGAAGGCGTGCATTCGCTCCGCTACTACAGTGTAGATGCCGCCGGGAATCGGGAAAGCGAGCATGCGACAACAGTGAAAATAGATAAAACCGCACCCGTCGTTGGCTGGCAGGGGGTTGTGGACGGCCAAAGCTACACCGGCCCCGTGACGCCGACCGCTCTAGCGAGCGATGCGTTAAGCGGCGTCGCGAGCGTCGAGCTGGAGCTGGACGGACAGCCGTGGACGTCCGGGACGGCGATCGACGGAGCGGGCGAGCATACGCTGAAGGTAACGGCGACCGACTATGCGGGGAATGCGATGGCTTCGAGCGTTCATTTTGCGATTGGGAGTGAGACGGCGCTGTCCGTGCAGAATACGGAGGGCGTCTACAGCGACGATGTGCGGCTCCATGCCGTCCTGACCGGACGCCAGGGTGCTCCGCTCGCCGGGAGAACGGTTGCGTTCCGCGTGAACGGAGCGGCCGTCGGCTCGGCGCAGACGGATGCGGCCGGGCGAGCGGAGCTGCGCTATCGCGTCGCGCTCGGTGCGGCGGCGGACGCGGAGTCGCGCGTCTACGACATCGCGTCCGAGTATAACGGTTCGAGCGGCAGCTACGAGCAAGCGAGCCAAGGCAGCGGGCGGCTGACCGTCCGCAAGGAGGACGCGTCCATCGAGTATAAAGGCGCGAGCTTCGCGTTCGACGGAAGCGTCGATCTGGCGGTTCTGGTCGGCCAGAAGGACGACACGCCGGGTGACGTGACCGGCCTGCCGGTACGGTACGCACTATGGCGGGTGCAGGACGACCTGACGGCGGCCCCTGTATCGAATGCGGTGACGCAAGCCGTCTATCGGACGGATGCGCAAGGAATCGCAGCGGTTCGCGCGAGCCTGCCGAACGGGCTGTATATCGTCCGGGCGAGCTTGACCGGCAACGAGTATTACAAGGAAACGGCTTCTCCGGCAGCGCTTCTCATCGTCTACGATCTGTCGTCGCGCAAGCTGACGGTGGATAACGAGGCGAGTGGGGCCACAGGTACAGGCGCAGGGCAGGAGCGCCTGGCGCTGAAGCTGCGGAAGTCCGACCCGGGCTTGACGCCGACCGGGAAACTTCATATCGTCACGCAGCCTCACGGAACGAACATCGAGCTGCAAATATCCGACTGGGCCGTCCAGGACGGCGCCCTGCTGGGAACGGGCGAGCACGGCGGACGAACGTACACCGTGCGGATCGCACCGTCGTTCGTGCCGGACGATAACGGCCGAATGACGCTGCCGGTCACGGTATGGGAAGGCTCGGACACCGCGCGCCCGCCGATTTATCGGTCGGCGGAATAA
- a CDS encoding DUF3502 domain-containing protein, whose amino-acid sequence MIRNKKAGAGVSLLLVTSILAGGCSSKSEADPTPSASTKDFVTISWYMRKPVDNMKDQEAVEAEANKIIKEKINANLKFNLIDVASWEDKMKVMSAAGESYDLVLTSSWTNRLDLNVQKGAFLPLDDLLKIYGQDIMKKVDPRAWKAVTFNGKIMGVPAQSPYSQPTAYVFKKDLVDKYQFDYKKVKTIQDLEPFLETIKKNEPGIIPLLAVGGAFMPGLLSFDYNSVTNGVMYDEKNDKVVLFYDVAENMNNYRTLNGYYKKGYVAKDASIKTDWIAEAKSGKYAVQRDSGGYTEDGSKSTGLLGFPTAEALLGYPMIQTGSMTGGVTAISKTSKNPERAMMLLNLVWKDKTLSNTLAYGVEGKNYTVKNGKGTDNPTVEANSGAAQTWAIWHNWLGPLWDQWDSNWNSTKALETMKKNNDTAKTSRLLGFIFNPDPVKTEVAQVNAVFAEANPILSTGSMPDFDKYIEEFKQKLKNAGIDKLRDEVQKQIDEWKKQNP is encoded by the coding sequence ATGATTCGCAATAAAAAAGCCGGAGCCGGCGTTTCGTTACTGCTGGTGACCTCTATTCTGGCAGGCGGTTGCAGCTCCAAATCAGAGGCCGATCCGACGCCGTCGGCAAGCACCAAAGATTTCGTCACCATCTCCTGGTACATGAGGAAGCCGGTCGATAACATGAAGGATCAAGAGGCGGTCGAAGCGGAAGCGAACAAAATCATCAAGGAGAAAATCAACGCGAACCTGAAGTTCAATCTCATCGACGTCGCCAGCTGGGAGGACAAAATGAAAGTGATGTCCGCCGCCGGCGAATCGTACGACCTCGTCTTGACGTCGAGCTGGACGAATCGGCTCGATCTGAACGTGCAGAAGGGAGCATTTCTGCCGCTTGACGACCTGCTTAAGATATACGGGCAGGACATTATGAAGAAGGTTGACCCCCGCGCGTGGAAGGCGGTGACGTTCAACGGCAAAATTATGGGCGTTCCGGCGCAGTCGCCGTATTCGCAGCCGACCGCTTACGTGTTCAAGAAGGATCTCGTCGACAAATACCAGTTCGACTACAAGAAAGTGAAGACGATTCAAGACTTGGAGCCTTTCCTCGAGACGATCAAGAAGAACGAGCCCGGCATCATTCCGCTGCTGGCCGTTGGAGGCGCCTTCATGCCGGGACTCTTGTCCTTCGACTACAACAGCGTTACGAACGGCGTGATGTACGACGAGAAGAATGACAAGGTGGTGCTGTTCTATGACGTCGCCGAGAATATGAATAACTACAGGACGCTGAACGGCTACTACAAGAAAGGCTACGTTGCCAAGGACGCCTCCATCAAGACGGACTGGATCGCCGAGGCGAAGTCGGGCAAATACGCGGTGCAGCGCGATTCGGGCGGCTACACGGAGGACGGGTCGAAGTCGACGGGATTGCTCGGCTTCCCGACGGCCGAGGCGCTCCTCGGATATCCGATGATCCAGACCGGATCGATGACCGGCGGCGTGACCGCGATCAGCAAGACGTCGAAAAATCCGGAGCGCGCCATGATGCTGCTGAACCTCGTCTGGAAGGATAAGACGCTGTCCAACACATTGGCTTACGGCGTGGAGGGCAAGAACTACACCGTCAAAAACGGCAAGGGGACGGACAATCCGACCGTCGAGGCGAACAGCGGAGCGGCGCAGACGTGGGCGATCTGGCACAACTGGCTCGGCCCGCTGTGGGATCAGTGGGATTCCAACTGGAATTCGACCAAGGCGCTCGAGACGATGAAGAAAAATAACGATACGGCGAAGACGTCTCGGCTGCTCGGGTTTATTTTCAACCCGGATCCGGTCAAGACGGAGGTGGCGCAGGTCAATGCGGTGTTTGCGGAGGCGAATCCGATCCTGAGCACCGGCTCGATGCCGGACTTCGACAAATACATTGAAGAATTCAAGCAGAAGCTGAAAAATGCGGGTATCGACAAGCTGCGCGACGAGGTGCAAAAGCAGATCGACGAGTGGAAGAAGCAGAACCCGTAA